The following DNA comes from Bdellovibrionota bacterium.
TTCTGCAGATTTTAAGCGATTTAGTCCATCGTACTTATAATCTCTGATTAACCCTGGCGCTTGAAGTTGTGTTAAGTTCCCAACCCCATTGAATGCGTAAGTATAATTGATACCACCAGAAGCCGTGTCTCTAATGATATGTGGTCTATAGTTCAGATCAAAAGTTCTTGTTATTGATCTACCATTCCCATAATCCCATCCTGCGATTGGACCAAACGGATAGTATGTGGCATCTTCAATTAAAACTGCACGAGATCCCGACGTCACTCCCACTTCAGACACTTGGCCTAAAGAGTTGTAAACGTAATCTACAACTAAACCGTCAGGATAAATCATCTGCTCCAGTTGACCGTTTACCTTGTAGATCCAACGTAGAACAAATGTCTTTCCATTTATCTTTTGAACTTTTCTAACTAGATCTCCGTAAGCGTTGTAACAAAGAGCTGTACTACCACTGCCATCTTCAACTTTAGTGAGTTTTCCGATGACGTAACCTTCGCCTCTTTCACACTCTAGCGGCAACTCATCATAAGTGTACGTTATGTCTAAACCTGGCGTTGGTGATTCTGCGTAATCGATAATTCTTGTTCTACCCAAGATATCATAAACATACTGCGTGGTTTTTCCGTTAGCATCTTTTGCTTCAGTCAACTGACCCAAAGAATTATACTTATAATCTGTATTCCCCGTGTCTTTACTTTCTAACTTCGAAGACTTTCCAAATCCATCATACAAATAGTTTGTATCTAAGTTCTTAGGATCTATAACTTTCGTTATACTATTTAAAGCATTATGTTTTTGATTCACTTCTTGCGGCAAAAGGCCCGCAGCATCTTTAATGAATTTTTTAATTCTTCCTAAAGAATCATATTCATTTGTCGACTGTCTGCTCAAAGCATCCGTTGTCGTCTCAAGATTTCCTTCCGAATCATAAGTCATCGTAGCCGTTGCATTTCCACCCAATTGGCTTTGTGCATCTCTTACCGTCATCATCTGACTTAAGCTGTTGTAAGTGAAGGCTAAAGTTTTTCTTGGAATTCCACCAGAATCTTTAATCTCTTCTTTTAATGTCTTTCCATCTGCGTTTAACGTGTAGACGGTTTTATTGCCAAGATTATCTTCCATCGAAGTCAATCTGTCTGCATCATCATAGTTGTACTTTAAATATGTTCCGTCAGGATTATTCACTTGCTTCACTTGGTTCGTCGAAGTGTAAGTCATCGTGGTTGTACGGTCGCCGTCTGAACCTTTTATTTTTATAGCCGACTGTCTTCCTTTGAAGTCATATTCAAATTCTGTCACTACACCATTGTAATTTTTTATGGCCAATATTCTTCCTGAGCCATCATAACTTACGATCTCTGAAATATGGTTGAGTGAGTTTGTGACCTTCCACAAATCTCCTTTACGATATGGACAAGTCGTTGGAGCTGTAGCACAACTTTCTTCATCTGTTTGTCTATAAGTATAAGACGTTGTGTCTCCGCTGCCAGAATTATTCTCTGATAATAGCAAACCCACTATTGGACATGTACCACTTGTCACGTCTGAATCTTCACAGTAAATCTTAGTATTCGTGCGCGTATTATTGTCTAATACATTCGTAAGTGTTTCCGTTAAAACTTGACCACGAGTATTGTACGTCCAACTTGTCTTACTCTGCAGCACGTTGTTGTTATCAAACACTCTCACTTGCGTCGTTAAGTTGCTCGCATTGCGATCCACTTCTCTTCTTCTCTGCTCAGGCGTTCCCACTGCAGAGGTGATAGTTCGATTGTACTCAGTCGGATAAGTAAAGCTTGTCGTAATTCCTCTTCTATCCGTCTCACTCATTACTCTTTTCTGTGAATCATAAAGTCTCGACACACTTCCTGATACACCTGAAGTACTCATGTTAGTAATTGGACGATAAGTTCCTGTACCCATCGTGTAGGTTGTAACTGCACCAGATTCTGTTGTCATCGTTGCTT
Coding sequences within:
- a CDS encoding RHS repeat-associated core domain-containing protein, yielding HYAEPALVGDPEQVHKLTGISNIVGTVETRFANFKYDNQGRATSSTVFGPPNEVASVTYDSNTQATMTTESGAVTTYTMGTGTYRPITNMSTSGVSGSVSRLYDSQKRVMSETDRRGITTSFTYPTEYNRTITSAVGTPEQRRREVDRNASNLTTQVRVFDNNNVLQSKTSWTYNTRGQVLTETLTNVLDNNTRTNTKIYCEDSDVTSGTCPIVGLLLSENNSGSGDTTSYTYRQTDEESCATAPTTCPYRKGDLWKVTNSLNHISEIVSYDGSGRILAIKNYNGVVTEFEYDFKGRQSAIKIKGSDGDRTTTMTYTSTNQVKQVNNPDGTYLKYNYDDADRLTSMEDNLGNKTVYTLNADGKTLKEEIKDSGGIPRKTLAFTYNSLSQMMTVRDAQSQLGGNATATMTYDSEGNLETTTDALSRQSTNEYDSLGRIKKFIKDAAGLLPQEVNQKHNALNSITKVIDPKNLDTNYLYDGFGKSSKLESKDTGNTDYKYNSLGQLTEAKDANGKTTQYVYDILGRTRIIDYAESPTPGLDITYTYDELPLECERGEGYVIGKLTKVEDGSGSTALCYNAYGDLVRKVQKINGKTFVLRWIYKVNGQLEQMIYPDGLVVDYVYNSLGQVSEVGVTSGSRAVLIEDATYYPFGPIAGWDYGNGRSITRTFDLNYRPHIIRDTASGGINYTYAFNGVGNLTQLQAPGLIRDYKYDGLNRLKSAENSSQIKLWEYNYDATGNRTSVIEAVPNGSSYNYLTKNYAYDTNSHRLTYDGTEYKAYDLAGNLTKTSATVSGPAILSLSYNSANRLHSVTKSTGSVQYVYNASGERVQRTPSAGGETYFVYGDSGSLLGEYNSSGSPIKQMIWLAGMPVGLVTGTTSTAKLYYVQSDALGTPRTVIDPVRNLSVWKNPLENEAFGKVQPITDPDADGTHFEFNLRFPGQIHDSFTGLVYNYFRDYDPSTGRYVQSDPIGLAGGISTYSYVGANPLTATDPLGLQAAPNRVPNGVRGLPPAANDPVFLRTVPTGTPGTVRIPSGISRAAGFLRWLGPAGKLVDAAEYGWKGGTLLREALDTDKIIDKLIWDSWWDPDTGECKDDEEDPCPKIEAELERLEREIEGTIQDGLYSGSGPRLTPAEEMANAKKYYELQAKLRKLLELAKKHGCRISWETGVSGWANIEYPYGGGWAGY